A genome region from Physeter macrocephalus isolate SW-GA chromosome 4, ASM283717v5, whole genome shotgun sequence includes the following:
- the MTMR11 gene encoding myotubularin-related protein 11 has protein sequence MWWGGRGQSFNVAPQKEEPEIGLSGPKSVQGSGMPESRSHQLGSCLASGCLPGEQILAWAPGVRKGLEPELPGTLICSNLRVTFQPCGWQRSQETPLSSEYDFSLANIGRLEAVNGLSRVQLLRPGSLLKFIPEEILIHGQDFRLLRVGFEAGGLEPQAFQVTMAIVQARAQNSQAQQYAGITLSKAGHSSGSRKPPIPLLETSEDWEIERKKQGARGWRVSTVNERFDVATSLPRYFWVPNRTLDSEVRRAFGHFRQGRGPRLSWHHPGGSDLLRCGGFYTASDPNKEDIRVVESMLQAGHSDVVLVDTMDELPSLADVQLAHLRLRALCLPDSSVAEDKWLSALDGTRWLDYVRSCLRKASDISVLVTSRVRSVVLQERGDRDFNGLLSSLVQLLSAPEARTLLGFQSLVQREWVAAGHPFLTRLGGTGASEEAPVFLLFLDCVWQLLQQSPAEFEFSEFFLLALHDSVRVPDTLTFLRDTPWERGKQSGQFNTYTQVYTAGYSQPPAGNSVNPQLSVWDWDLRYSKEQILQFHNLGYDPEHCPDSWLPRQQPSFMVPGPPSSVWLFSRGALTPLNQLCPWRDSPSLLAVSSRWLPRPAISSESLADQEWGLPSHWGACPLPPGLLLPGYLGPQIRLWRRCYLRGRPEVQMGLSAPTISGLQAELAHLQELLRKWTPRISPEDHSKKRNPNTVLSQSR, from the exons ATGTGGTGGGGGGGCCGGGGCCAGAGTTTCAACGTCGCCCCCCAGAAGGAGGAGCCAGAGATAGGG CTCTCTGGACCAAAGTCTGTCCAGGGGAGTGGGATGCCAGAGTCCAGGAGTCATCAGCTTGGCAGCTGCCTGGCCTCTGGATGCCTCCCAG GGGAGCAGATCCTAGCATGGGCCCCAGGGGTGAGGAAAGGGCTGGAACCTGAACTGCCTGGAACCCTGATCTGCAGCAACCTGAGGGTCACCTTCCAGCCCTGCGGATGGCAGCGGAGTCAG GAGACTCCCCTGAGCAGTGAGTATGATTTTTCCCTGGCCAACATTGGGCGATTAGAGGCTG TGAATGGCCTGTCCCGAGTCCAGCTCCTCCGACCCGGGTCCCTGCTTAAATTTATCCCTGAGGAGATTCTGATTCATGGCCAAGACTTCCGGCTACTCAGAGTTGGTTTCGAGGCTGGAGGACTAGAGCCACAGGCATTTCAG GTGACCATGGCCATTGTCCAAGCCAGAGCTCAGAACAGTCAAGCCCAACAGTATGCAGGCATAACCCTGAGCAAGGCTG GCCATAGTTCTGGTTCCAGAAAACCACCTATTCCCCTCTTGGAGACATCAGAAGACTGGGAGATTGAGCGGAAAAAgcagggggccaggggctggagggtcaGCACTGTCAACGAGAGGTTCGACGTAGCCACCAG CCTCCCCCGTTACTTCTGGGTCCCTAACCGAACTCTGGACAGTGAGGTCAGGAGAGCATTTGGCCACTTCCGTCAGGGCCGTGGACCG CGCCTGTCCTGGCATCACCCTGGGGGTAGTGATCTTCTCCGCTGTGGCGGCTTCTATACAGCCAGTGACCCCAACAAGGAGGATATCAG AGTAGTGGAGTCGATGCTCCAGGCTGGGCATTCAGACGTTGTCCTGGTAGACACTATGGATGAGCTCCCCAGTCTTGCAGATGTCCAACTTGCCCACCTGAGGCTGAGGGCCCTCTGCCTGCCTG ATTCATCTGTGGCTGAGGATAAATGGCTCTCAGCTCTGGATGGAACACGATGGTTGGACTATGTCAG GTCTTGTCTTCGAAAGGCCAGTGACATCTCAGTCTTAGTGACATCCAGGGTTCGCTCTGTAGTACTTCAAG AGCGCGGTGATCGTGATTTCAATGGCCTCCTCTCTTCACTCGTCCAGCTGCTTTCAGCCCCTGAAGCCCGAACACTGCTTGGCTTCCAATCACTAGTGCAGCGAGAGTGGGTGGCAGCTGGACATCCTTTCCTGACCCGACTTGGGGGAACTGGGGCCAGTGAAGAG GCCCCAGTGTTTCTCCTCTTCCTTGATTGCGTCTGGCAGCTCCTCCAGCAGTCTCCAGCTGAGTTTGAATTCTCTGAGTTCTTCCTTCTTGCTCTTCATGACAGTGTCAGGGTTCCTGACACCCTTACATTCTTGAGAGACACTCCCTGGGAGCGTGGAAAGCAGAGTGGACAG TTCAACACCTATACACAAGTCTATACTGCAGGGtactcccagcccccagctgggAACTCTGTTAACCCACAGCTATCTGTCTGGGACTGGGACTTACGCTACAGCAAGGAACAGATTCTACAATTCCATAATCTTGGCTATGACCCAGAACACTGCCCAGATTCCTGGCTGCCTAGACAGCAG cCAAGCTTCATGGTTCCTGGGCCCCCCAGTTCTGTGTGGCTCTTCTCTAGAGGGGCCCTGACCCCCCTGAATCAGCTCTGTCCTTGGCGGGACAGTCCCTCCCTGCTGGCAGTCTCTTCTCGTTGGCTCCCTCGACCTGCTATCTCCTCTGAAAGCCTGGCTGATCAGGAGTGGGGGCTCCCCTCACATTGGGGAGCTTGCCCTTTACCCCCGGGGCTGCTGCTGCCTGGATATCTGGGACCCCAAATCAGGCTCTGGAGACGCTGCTACCTGAGGGGAAGGCCTGAGGTCCAg ATGGGACTCTCAGCTCCCACGATCTCTGGCCTTCAGGCTGAGCTAGCCCATCTTCAGGAGTTATTAAGGAAATGGACACCAAGAATATCTCCTGAGGATCACTccaagaaaagaaatccaaataccGTTCTCTCCCAGTCCCGTTGA
- the SF3B4 gene encoding splicing factor 3B subunit 4, giving the protein MAAGPISERNQDATVYVGGLDEKVSEPLLWELFLQAGPVVNTHMPKDRVTGQHQGYGFVEFLSEEDADYAIKIMNMIKLYGKPIRVNKASAHNKNLDVGANIFIGNLDPEIDEKLLYDTFSAFGVILQTPKIMRDPDTGNSKGYAFINFASFDASDAAIEAMNGQYLCNRPITVSYAFKKDSKGERHGSAAERLLAAQNPLSQADRPHQLFADAPPPPSAPNPVVSSLGSGLPPPGMPPPGSFPPPVPPPGALPPGIPPAMPPPPMPPGAGGHGPPSAGTPGAGHPGHGHSHPHPFPPGGMPHPGMSQMQLAHHGPHGLGHPHAGPPGSGGQPPPRPPPGMPHPGPPPMGMPPRGPPFGSPMGHPGPMPPHGMRGPPPLMPPHGYTGPPRPPPYGYQRGPLPPPRPTPRPPVPPRGPLRGPLPQ; this is encoded by the exons ATGGCGGCCGGGCCGATCTCCGAGCGGAACCAGG ATGCCACTGTGTATGTGGGGGGCCTTGATGAGAAGGTTAGCGAACCACTGCTGTGGGAGCTATTTCTCCAGGCAGGGCCAGTAGTCAACACCCACATGCCAAAGGATAGAGTCACTGGTCAGCACCAAG GCTATGGCTTTGTGGAATTCTTGAGTGAGGAAGATGCTGACTATGCCATTAAGATCATGAACATGATCAAACTCTATGGGAAACCAATACGGGTGAACAAGGCATCAGCTCACAACAAAAACCTGGATGTGGGGGCCAACATTTTCATTGGGAACCTGGACCCAGAGATCGATGAGAAGTTGCTTTATGATACTTTTAGCGCCTTTGGGGTCATCTTACAAACCCCCAAGATTATGCGGGACCCTGACACAGGCAACTCCAAAGGTTATGCCTTTATTAATTTTGCTTCATTTGATGCTTCGGATGCAGCGATTGAGGCCATGAATGGGCAGTACCTCTGTAACCGCCCAATCACCGTGTCCTATGCTTTCAAGAAGGACTCCAAGGGCGAGCGCCATGGCTCAGCCGCTGAACGACTTCTGGCAGCACAGAACCCACTCTCCCAGGCTGACCGCCCTCATCAGCTGTTTGCAGATGCACCCCCTCCACCCTCTGCTCCGAATCCTGTGGTATCATCACTGGGGTCTGGGCTTCCTCCACCAg GCATGCCTCCTCCTGGCTCCTTTCCACCCCCAGTACCGCCTCCTGGAGCCCTTCCACCTGGGATACCCCCAGCCATGCCCCCACCACCTATGCCTCCTGGAGCTGGAGGACATGGACCCCCATCAGCAGGAACCCCAGGGGCTGGACATCCTGGACATGGACACTCACATCCTCACCCATTCCCACCGGGTGGGATGCCCCATCCAG GGATGTCTCAGATGCAGCTGGCCCACCATGGCCCTCATGGCTTAGGACACCCCCATGCTGGGCCCCCTGGCTCTGGGGGACAGCCACCACCCCGACCACCACCTGGAATGCCTCATCCTGGACCTCCTCCAATGGGCATGCCCCCCCGAGGGCCTCCATTCGGCTCTCCCATGG GTCACCCAGGTCCTATGCCTCCGCATGGTATGCGTGGACCTCCTCCACTGATGCCCCCTCATGGATACACTGGCCCTCCACGACCTCCTCCCTACGGCTACCAGCGggggcccctccctccacccagacCCACTCCGCGGCCTCCAGTTCCCCCTCGAGGCCCACTTCGAGGCCCTCTCCCTCAGTGA